The genomic stretch cgagtatgagctggccgagcttcctccacACGTgttcaagtgtgccaaatggtctaaacggcgtcaagaacggaatgcaattccgttggactccgtttggtgctccggcgatgttaattacgcgcgaattgcacttgatttgcgtgctgttgactttttcacgtcgcCGTGGCTTTggtcggctcgccggagctcctccggcggccattgatcttgatacttggctcaatcaatgcgtatcaacctggggaacaaaacgcctaaattaattgcttcgattatcaccaattggcctgtcaatttgatcgtccaaatcatgccattcactgttcatatgcacgggcgtttcgaggaagacgaagccttgttccggaccggttcgaccggtccgaccgggtgaTCGGACCGGTGCGAACCAGGTTcgagacaatgaacttcgcgtaattttcaaaattaaacaaaattgacttggaatttctgcaattaatcttcaaaattggacttagggccctggatattatctaaaaatgcaattttgcccaaaagttcacttcaatttctataaaaaccccaaatttttcaatttgcccaaattagggaaatgttcaattggatgtcaatttgataaaattggaccatgagacctatgccaatcaatttgaaatgtatgaaaacatagggtaacagttcaattttactataatagtccctcaattaaaagtaatttcaaaaattggccaattgagggactaaattgcaaacattttggggatttggcctaattcgtgcaattcgcgcaattgtgggtgcaattgatcaaattgaagttcaaagggactgcaattgaatgtctaaactccaaatgtgcaaaaattgcaaataaaaagactcaattggtattttttgtgcaaattcaaccttaggcattatgaagaaacacctaaaattgaactcaattttcaatttctcttgaagtcaatatgaaaagggaattaaaataaaaatattggacatttttctgtatttttgtgacctcgaaaagtattttttatgaattttcaagtattttcctattttcctaaaatattaaaaaatgcgaaaaatatgaaaaattattttttgttccaaattggttccttaagcttggccaaggcttccaatgttgattttttaataattttttttaattttttttaattttttgtgaatttttaatgaattttgtaaaataaaactaaaggaaaaatgactaaaaattcaggtgtcaacatagATTCGACAAAATATCTCCCTAACATTCATTTCATTTCCCGCGTTAACCCTCGATTACTTTTATTCGCTAGCATGTGTAATTAGCAGCATGACTTTTAAGGGGTAAAAGCGTATTTTCACCTCATTTTGTCTCGAAAGAAATCTCTCTTATAGCCTTAATTGTTgtaaaaataacataattttAGGGAACGGGTGCAAGCTAAATTAAGTTAGATACTAATGCAGGCACTCTAATAGAACTAGATAAAGTACTACTTCAAGATTAAGAATAAACACGAACCAGTTAGTTATTATGTTTCTTTAAAATTGCTTTGTAGATGTAAAAGATGTTTCATTACGAAATATGTAAGAAATTATGAAAAGAAATGATGTCCGCAACTTGTACAAGGACATAATTAGCTGACATACAAAGTAACCtagtgaaattaaaaaaagaaaattagctgGTTCCTGGGTTTCTTGATAGACCATGAAACCAACCGTGGAACTTGTGACACGGTAAGTTTTAGGTTTTAGGGTATGGatagtaggtttcaagttccaaaaattgaaaactagTTTCGATGAGCAGATTCCACCTAAGACCTGGACGAAACATGAAAACGTCCAACTCTAACTAAGGCATCACTATTTCAACAAGATTATTTGCAAACATAGTCTGAATTCTGTAGGTATTCTCATCCtttattcttctttctgaagtattctcatcctttattcttctttaccttattcttctttctgaaGTACTGCAATATTCGTTCCTTCCTGTTTCCAAACTTTACTTTTGGTGCTGTCCAGTGACATAATGTTACATGTTTCCCGGATGCCTTGCAAAACTTGGCATCCTTGTTAACTTACCCGGCCTAAAATTGAAAGGAACCCgattaagaagagaaaaaaaaaaaaaatagaagaatttgTGTCGCAAACCCAACGTGATAACTCATGGCTAGCGATCAAATTATCCCGACAAAGATTATTCACAATCTAGCCTTTCTATTTGAAGTAATAAACATCTTAACTTCACGGTTATCGTGTCATTATGGACCATCGGACAATGACAAGATTAAAATTGACCAACGGACGTGATATCCCTTGGTCCCTCTACCAAATCACCATCTTgccctagaaaaaaaaaatagaaaggaaaaaaaaaatgccttccTCTTCCTATCAAAGTCAGTTCCAAATCAATTGTCATGTTATCCGTCTAATCCAATGACCGAGACTAAGTCTGGCACTATTTCAACTTGAATAACAAAGATTTAGAGGCATTTACCTGGTAAGATAGATTCATAAAACGATGTGATAAGTTCCCAAGGAGTGATTGAATATGCCTCATCTATTGAAAtgccaatttcattttttataaaataatttgtaAGCGCTTCTTCAATCTGGAGTACTTTCATTTGTTACTTGTCTTTGCCTTTCTCTTTTGTCCTTGTAACTTTGGTCTTTTCACTTTAATAGTACGCAACATTTTGTCCGTCGTGTTCCAGACTTTACTTCTGGCTCTCTCCAGTGACATTATGGTAAATGTTTCTCGGATATACCTTGCGCAAATTTGTCATCATTGTCAATTAACCCAACCTAATGCTAGAAGCAATTCATCCCTGTCTCTTTCTCAGAGAAACACAAAGCCTATCATTATGGAGGTTCTTCGTGCGGAATTCTGGAGAAAAATTTGGAACTCGTGGGAGCTAAGAGCGATGGCGGTGTTCACACTAACTGTCCAAATCTTACTCATTCTCTTCGGCCAAAAGAGAAAGTCCAGCCACAATCTCAAGCTCAGGATCGCCGTCTGGTGTGCGTACCTGACTGCAGACTCCGTGGCCACCGTCGCCCTCGGCGTCCTCTCCAGCAAGCTTGGTGACGTGAAAGAGAGAAATGGTGGTCGTATCGGCGACAACGACAAGTTGCTCGCATTCTGGTCCCCACTGCTTCTACTTCTCTTGGGGGGGCCTGACACAATCACTTCCTATTCTCTGGAGGACAATGCTCTCTGGCTCAGGCACTGCCTTGGCCTTGTGGTTCAAACATCAGCCACCTCATATATCATCTTCATGGCCTGGACAAGATCTTATCTCTCCTACCTCTCGTCAGTGATGGCATTGGTTGGGATAGTCAAGTACGGGGAGAGAGTGTGGGCTCTTTGGATGGCAAGCAACGACAAGCTCAAGCAGTCGATGCTGGCCCTGCCTGATCCCAGCCCGAATTACCCCCGTTTCATGGATGAGTACACTTTGAAGCAGGCCGAGGGGTATTACGTCATGGCCGATGAGGTGATAGAGGACCAAGTGCCGGAAGGTATTTATAGTAGTGGTGATGATCCGGCCAGAGTGATTGATTCTGAGGACATTGGGACAGCCTTTCGCCTACTTCAGATGTTCAAGCGCCTCTTTGTTGAGTTGATACTCAGCCATGATGAGAGGAATGCTAGCAAGTCCATATTCAAGGCGATCGGCAATGACCATCAGAAAGCATTTAGGATCGTTGAGATCGAGCTCGGGTTCATCTACGATTTGCTCCACACAAAGGCAATGGTGCTTGACACCAAGTGGGGACTCCGGCTCCGCTTGTTCACTTTCTCGACCACTCTGTTGGTTTTGGTGCTCTTCTCTTGGGCCAAGAAGTCACAcctttcgagggtcgatctttCCATCACTTACTTGTTGCTGGCCGCCATTGTTTTCTTCGAGACCTATTCAATATTGATGCTGATTTCATCGGATTGGTGCGACGTTTGGTTGCGCAAGCACAACAAGACCCGTGTTTTCGGACGTGCCGTGACCTTCATGAGATTGCCTAGACAACCCAGGTggtcacattcaattggccaattcaGCTTGCTCAGCTTTTGTAGTAAAGAAAGGCCCTTGGTTTGCGGAAATGTGCTCGAGTTCTTGACGATCAGGGAGAAGCTAGAGAAATATCACTACACTCTTCATGAAGACATGTCCAACGAGATGAGGGATTGGATCTTCCGTCATGTCAAGGAAGATCTGCTCTACGTTGAGAAGAATGACGCGCCCGTCCGCACGGATATTCACGAGTCTCTCGCTACGCTACTCAAAGGTTATGGCCTCGCTCAAGCTGAGTGGGCCACCGAGGGGGATTTCGACAAGGTTGTCCTAACTTGGCACATTGCCACCGAACTATCATACTACTCAGATCAAGAGGAAGGGCAGAGCGAATCCGAACTCCCTCATTTTCGGGCGGGCAAGCTTCTCTCCAGGTACATGTTTTATCTTCTGGTCATGTACCCTTCTATGCTACCCAGTGGAATCGGAGAAATAAGGCTACGCGACACTTTCGCCGAGGCTTTAAAGTTCTTTGAGGATCACCAAGTACCCAGTTCAGAACCGAATGGAAAGCCCAATTGGTGgataaaaaatcaagtgatCAATAGAGGGAAGAGAAATGAAATGAGCTCGTATCTTCAGCGAGCTTCTAGAATGCTGCTAGAGGTGAACACCGAAGTCCCTCCAAGTAAAGTGAAGGGCGGAAAGAGCAAGTCAGTGCTGTTCGATGGATGCAGGATCGTGGCGGAGATCAGACAGAGGGAAATACGCATAAAGTGGGAAACGATCGCGAAGCTCTGGGTGAAGATATTGATGTACGCCGCGAGCCAATGCAGAGGGGATCGTCATGCTGGGCAGCTGAGGCGAGGGGGAGAGCTTCTGACCCATGTTTGGCTCCTGATGGCTCATTTCGGCCTGACTGATCATTTCCAGATGACCCAAGGCCAGGCCATTGCTAAGCTCATATTGAAATAGGCCTTGGTTCCGGTTTATGACAAATCCATATTCGGGTTTGGTCCGTCTCGATCGCCATTGAATAGAGTCTTGCAAATAAAATTCGAGCTTATGTTCGTACATAGGTGATTAGCCGGTGCAACATGATATTTATGTAAGGACTGGACAAAATAATCTTTACTTTATTTCTTACGAGTATTTAAAGTACAAGAGAGCTAATGCTTTATGACAAGACATTAGCCAGAATGACGATAATATAATAATTTTCCAAGAACTAtgacttttttctctctccctctttcccaCTCTAGGGTTGCAACCGCCACACGTTCTGAGGAAGAgaaaaactctctctccctccctctcctcctcctttacGGTTCTCATCTTTGCTGATCTTGGGTTcaagtttttcttctttgcttggATTATCTTTCCTTTTATCTCTTACTATGTTTTGGGAGCTTGCAAGTGTGAATAATTTTTCGTAGCTTATTTTGGATGAATGTGAAGACCGGTTCGGCCATTTGTCCAAGTAGTGATCGCCTATGAGGATGTTCATGACATGACTCTATAAATCCTTCGAGATTATGCCGCTCTCGTCTcccgatttagatttaggtttagATTCATGGATTTTACTCTTTCGAATTAGATTTAGATATAGATCCGAGAGCTCCCTATAAACATTTGATGTAACACCCTAAATTTTTGGGCGATGAAAATAGTGAAGTCTAGTCTATGGAATGACTAgaacattttaatttgatgcccaAGTTTGGATGTTAAGAGATTGGAAATCGGAAATTGGGAATTTCCGGGATTgttactcgaattggaataaattccgattaaatgagtaattgcgtctcagaattagaaaatttcatatcaatattTGTTTGGGCTATTTTGACTCGAGTTTGGATTAAATAACCCACCGTCGGGTTTCCGGACGGCTGAGTTACCTAGGGtgcgaaattaccaaaatacccccggccaaaatgtaaaattacgaaaatacccctAGAGTTTTATGAGCTAAGAGACAAGGCTATTAACT from Rhodamnia argentea isolate NSW1041297 chromosome 2, ASM2092103v1, whole genome shotgun sequence encodes the following:
- the LOC115737869 gene encoding uncharacterized protein LOC115737869, which codes for MAVFTLTVQILLILFGQKRKSSHNLKLRIAVWCAYLTADSVATVALGVLSSKLGDVKERNGGRIGDNDKLLAFWSPLLLLLLGGPDTITSYSLEDNALWLRHCLGLVVQTSATSYIIFMAWTRSYLSYLSSVMALVGIVKYGERVWALWMASNDKLKQSMLALPDPSPNYPRFMDEYTLKQAEGYYVMADEVIEDQVPEGIYSSGDDPARVIDSEDIGTAFRLLQMFKRLFVELILSHDERNASKSIFKAIGNDHQKAFRIVEIELGFIYDLLHTKAMVLDTKWGLRLRLFTFSTTLLVLVLFSWAKKSHLSRVDLSITYLLLAAIVFFETYSILMLISSDWCDVWLRKHNKTRVFGRAVTFMRLPRQPRWSHSIGQFSLLSFCSKERPLVCGNVLEFLTIREKLEKYHYTLHEDMSNEMRDWIFRHVKEDLLYVEKNDAPVRTDIHESLATLLKGYGLAQAEWATEGDFDKVVLTWHIATELSYYSDQEEGQSESELPHFRAGKLLSRYMFYLLVMYPSMLPSGIGEIRLRDTFAEALKFFEDHQVPSSEPNGKPNWWIKNQVINRGKRNEMSSYLQRASRMLLEVNTEVPPSKVKGGKSKSVLFDGCRIVAEIRQREIRIKWETIAKLWVKILMYAASQCRGDRHAGQLRRGGELLTHVWLLMAHFGLTDHFQMTQGQAIAKLILK